A DNA window from Bacteroides cellulosilyticus contains the following coding sequences:
- a CDS encoding RNA-binding domain-containing protein: MALPINIEDLIKGNTVEWERIEFKSGWNPETIIHTLCAFANDLHNWGGGYITIGINENNGKPELPPIGLNENCLDKLQKEIINIGYQIQPNYFPIIQPYILQGKHILVLWCPAGDNRMYTAPVTLGSKAQRQPYIRVGSESIIAKDENLRQLLEQTAHIPFDDRINHQAKIDDFDLSLIQAHLQEIKSDLYAESTRMPLVDLAKAMYIAKGPEEDLRPVNVGLLFFSKNPEKFFPRSWIELVWHKDGSGQLFEEYYFKGCIQKQLRNVLDFIRTNIIAEKVIKQKNKAEALRFYNFPYVAIEEALSNAIYHKSYERQSPIEIQIWPDKIEILSFPGPVPPVDFKVLKTKRRIVAREYRNRRIGDFLKELQLTEGRGTGFPAIYGALEANGSPKPIFETDDISSYFLAIIPAHSLADKIFTKPSADIDIKLTFSNINDLIDFANQVSDQVSDQVSDQVSDQVSDQVSDILNKEIHGRVKEMLVLLQQKIPRTELFEKMGLKNHSDNRARYLDPLLALGWVEMEFPNRRTSPKQTYKISGPGERILLLLDGRSN, encoded by the coding sequence ATGGCTTTACCAATAAATATAGAAGACTTAATAAAAGGCAACACCGTTGAATGGGAACGAATTGAATTCAAATCCGGTTGGAATCCGGAAACGATCATCCATACTTTGTGTGCTTTTGCCAATGATCTCCATAACTGGGGAGGGGGATATATAACCATCGGAATCAATGAAAATAATGGTAAGCCGGAATTACCTCCCATTGGATTAAATGAAAACTGTTTAGATAAATTGCAAAAGGAGATCATTAACATAGGTTACCAAATACAACCTAACTACTTTCCAATCATCCAACCCTATATTCTGCAGGGTAAACACATTTTAGTGCTTTGGTGCCCTGCGGGAGATAACCGTATGTATACTGCCCCAGTAACGCTTGGTTCAAAAGCGCAACGGCAACCTTATATACGTGTAGGTAGTGAGAGTATTATAGCCAAAGATGAAAACCTGCGTCAACTGCTAGAACAAACTGCACATATTCCATTCGACGACCGCATTAATCACCAAGCTAAAATCGATGATTTTGATTTAAGTCTTATTCAAGCCCATTTACAAGAAATCAAAAGTGACTTATATGCCGAAAGTACCAGAATGCCACTAGTAGATTTGGCAAAAGCAATGTATATAGCAAAAGGTCCGGAAGAAGATTTACGTCCGGTAAACGTTGGGTTACTATTCTTCTCAAAAAATCCCGAGAAATTCTTTCCCCGTTCATGGATTGAATTGGTATGGCATAAAGATGGATCTGGACAACTATTTGAAGAATATTACTTCAAAGGATGCATACAAAAGCAATTAAGAAATGTTCTGGACTTTATTCGCACTAATATCATCGCTGAAAAAGTTATCAAGCAAAAAAACAAGGCAGAGGCATTAAGATTCTATAATTTTCCCTATGTAGCTATAGAAGAGGCCTTATCAAATGCAATATATCACAAAAGTTATGAACGACAATCTCCAATAGAAATACAAATATGGCCAGATAAAATAGAAATACTAAGTTTTCCAGGTCCTGTTCCCCCAGTAGACTTTAAAGTATTGAAAACCAAACGTCGCATTGTGGCTCGTGAATATAGGAATAGACGTATCGGTGATTTTCTGAAAGAATTACAACTAACTGAAGGGAGAGGGACTGGTTTTCCTGCAATATACGGCGCATTAGAAGCCAATGGCTCACCTAAGCCTATTTTTGAAACAGATGATATCAGTAGCTATTTTCTGGCAATCATCCCTGCTCATTCTTTAGCGGACAAGATATTTACAAAACCAAGTGCCGATATAGATATTAAGCTAACCTTTAGCAATATAAATGACCTTATTGACTTTGCAAATCAAGTTAGCGACCAAGTTAGCGACCAAGTTAGCGACCAAGTTAGCGACCAAGTTAGCGACCAAGTTAGCGACATACTAAATAAAGAAATTCATGGTAGAGTTAAAGAAATGTTAGTGCTCCTGCAGCAAAAAATTCCCCGAACCGAGCTTTTCGAAAAAATGGGATTAAAAAACCATTCTGATAATAGAGCCAGATACTTAGATCCGCTACTTGCACTGGGCTGGGTAGAAATGGA